A genomic region of Streptococcus suis contains the following coding sequences:
- a CDS encoding acetate kinase, which produces MSKTIAINAGSSSLKWQLYQMPEETVLAAGIIERIGLNDSISTVKYDGKKESEVLDIPNHTVAVKILLEDLLKHNIIAAYEEITGIGHRVVAGGEIFKESAVIGPKEVEQIEELSALAPLHNPAHVAAMRAFEEVLPEVLNVAVFDTAFHTTMPKHAYLYPIPQKYYTDHKVRKYGAHGTSHYYVAHEAAKVLGRPLEELKLITAHIGNGVSITANYHGQSVDTSMGFTPLAGPMMGTRSGDIDPAIIPYLIANVDELKDAADVVNMLNKQSGLLGVSGYSSDMRDIESGLEAKNPDAVLAYNIFIDRIKKFIGQYFAVLNGADAIVFTAGMGENAPLMRNDVVEGLSWFGVEIDPAKNVRGANGDISKPESKVRVLVIPTDEELVIAREVERLK; this is translated from the coding sequence ATGTCAAAAACAATTGCAATTAATGCAGGTAGTTCAAGTCTAAAATGGCAACTTTATCAAATGCCAGAAGAAACAGTACTAGCAGCAGGGATTATTGAGCGCATCGGTTTGAATGATTCCATCTCAACAGTTAAGTATGATGGAAAGAAAGAAAGTGAAGTTTTAGATATTCCTAATCATACGGTTGCGGTTAAGATTCTCCTAGAAGACTTGCTTAAACACAACATCATCGCTGCTTACGAGGAAATTACTGGTATCGGACACCGTGTTGTTGCAGGTGGAGAGATTTTCAAAGAATCAGCTGTTATTGGACCAAAAGAGGTTGAGCAAATTGAAGAACTAAGTGCTTTGGCACCGCTTCATAACCCTGCTCACGTAGCAGCAATGCGTGCATTTGAGGAAGTACTACCAGAAGTTTTGAATGTAGCTGTTTTTGATACAGCCTTTCACACTACGATGCCAAAGCATGCCTATCTTTATCCGATTCCACAAAAGTACTATACCGACCACAAGGTTCGTAAGTACGGAGCTCACGGAACTAGCCACTATTATGTAGCGCATGAGGCAGCAAAAGTATTGGGACGTCCGCTTGAGGAATTAAAATTGATTACGGCTCACATCGGAAATGGTGTATCTATTACTGCCAACTACCACGGTCAATCAGTTGACACTTCTATGGGCTTCACTCCTCTAGCTGGTCCAATGATGGGTACTCGTTCGGGAGATATTGATCCAGCGATTATTCCTTACTTGATTGCAAATGTTGATGAGTTAAAGGATGCTGCGGATGTTGTTAACATGCTGAATAAACAATCAGGTTTGCTTGGCGTATCGGGTTATTCAAGCGATATGCGTGACATTGAATCAGGTTTGGAAGCTAAGAACCCAGATGCTGTTTTGGCTTATAATATCTTTATTGATCGCATCAAGAAATTCATTGGTCAATACTTTGCGGTTCTGAATGGTGCGGATGCTATTGTCTTCACGGCAGGTATGGGTGAGAATGCACCGCTTATGCGCAATGACGTAGTAGAAGGTTTGTCTTGGTTCGGTGTCGAAATAGACCCAGCTAAGAATGTTCGTGGTGCGAATGGTGACATTTCAAAGCCAGAATCAAAAGTTCGTGTCTTGGTTATTCCAACGGATGAAGAATTGGTTATTGCGCGTGAAGTTGAACGTTTGAAATAA
- a CDS encoding folate family ECF transporter S component: protein MEKKIPKLTVQLLTAIAMTLALVMVVENYFSIRISETLQVQFTFIPNTILGAIAGPVWAAVFAAISDPVFVLFSGQTVLFTWILIEAVSAFIYGWFFYQKPLNIKNKADWLYVAGVVVLIQVVISFIMTPIALHFHFGTPWIALYSSRLIKAIFEIPLRIVVTMLVLPSLQKIPELAKLMGIK, encoded by the coding sequence ATGGAAAAGAAGATTCCAAAACTAACGGTGCAGTTGTTGACTGCTATTGCGATGACCCTTGCCTTGGTTATGGTTGTGGAGAACTATTTCTCCATTCGGATTTCGGAAACCTTGCAGGTCCAGTTTACCTTCATTCCCAATACTATTTTGGGAGCTATTGCTGGTCCAGTTTGGGCGGCTGTCTTTGCGGCTATTTCAGACCCAGTCTTTGTCTTGTTTAGCGGGCAAACTGTTCTCTTCACTTGGATTTTGATTGAGGCGGTATCGGCTTTTATCTACGGCTGGTTCTTTTATCAGAAGCCGCTGAATATTAAAAACAAAGCTGATTGGCTCTATGTGGCTGGTGTAGTTGTCTTGATTCAGGTTGTGATTTCCTTTATCATGACACCGATTGCCCTCCATTTCCATTTTGGAACTCCTTGGATTGCCTTGTATAGCAGTCGTTTGATTAAGGCTATTTTTGAAATTCCGTTACGCATTGTCGTGACCATGCTTGTCTTGCCAAGTTTACAAAAAATACCTGAATTGGCCAAGTTAATGGGTATTAAATAA
- a CDS encoding bifunctional folylpolyglutamate synthase/dihydrofolate synthase — MDYQETRQWLSNRPASDLENGVARVNWLLERLDNPQLQVPTIHFVGTNGKGSTLNALQSILRSSGYTVGRFTSPSIIDFREQIVFEQEMISEEDFARIVTDLQPLIEDLDQAAGLDAISEFEIVVVAMFVYFAYYQRPDILLVEAGMGGLQDATNVLNPLAVVCPSIGLDHQAFLGETHAAIARHKVAVLRERVPLLYATDQPEVVAVFEEYAHQLQSPTYAVEREILLENSRAGFAVSSPFGRVEDLRLQMQGRHQEVNAALAVTTAQLIRPHFPKITNETISQGLSQAIWPGRLELIQPRLMIDGAHNNESIAVLTQLLEEKYADRDIEILFAAINTKPVDQMLSQLSQFGPVSVTTFDDFRAVQLEDYPSGYERVQTYQEWLEQADLDNPQKLYLITGSLYFITYVRKYILEEIL; from the coding sequence ATGGATTATCAAGAAACTCGTCAGTGGCTATCGAATCGCCCTGCATCAGATTTAGAAAATGGCGTTGCGCGTGTCAACTGGCTCTTGGAACGCTTGGACAATCCCCAGCTTCAAGTGCCGACTATTCACTTTGTTGGAACAAATGGAAAGGGTTCGACCCTCAATGCCTTACAGTCTATCTTACGGTCTTCGGGGTACACCGTCGGTCGCTTTACATCGCCGTCCATCATTGATTTTCGAGAGCAGATTGTCTTTGAGCAGGAGATGATTTCGGAGGAAGATTTTGCGAGGATTGTGACAGACTTGCAACCCTTGATTGAGGACTTGGACCAGGCGGCTGGACTGGATGCCATCTCAGAGTTTGAGATTGTAGTAGTGGCTATGTTTGTCTACTTTGCCTACTACCAGCGTCCCGATATTCTTTTGGTGGAGGCAGGTATGGGTGGTTTGCAGGATGCGACCAATGTCCTTAATCCTCTAGCGGTAGTTTGTCCTTCTATCGGTTTGGACCATCAAGCTTTTTTGGGAGAGACTCATGCTGCCATAGCCCGTCACAAGGTTGCTGTCTTGCGTGAGCGAGTTCCCCTCCTCTATGCGACCGACCAGCCAGAAGTGGTGGCAGTATTTGAGGAGTACGCCCATCAGCTTCAGAGTCCGACCTATGCGGTGGAGCGGGAGATTCTTTTGGAAAATAGCAGAGCAGGCTTTGCGGTTTCAAGCCCCTTCGGCCGTGTTGAGGATTTGAGGCTACAGATGCAGGGGCGTCACCAAGAGGTCAACGCAGCCTTGGCAGTGACCACAGCTCAGCTCATCAGACCTCATTTTCCAAAGATTACCAATGAAACCATCAGCCAGGGCTTGTCCCAAGCCATCTGGCCGGGCCGCTTAGAATTGATACAACCAAGGCTCATGATTGACGGAGCCCACAATAATGAAAGCATCGCCGTCCTGACACAACTCTTGGAAGAAAAGTACGCGGACAGGGATATTGAAATCCTCTTTGCAGCTATCAATACTAAGCCAGTGGACCAGATGTTGTCCCAGCTTAGCCAATTTGGACCTGTTAGCGTGACAACTTTTGACGATTTCAGAGCGGTACAGTTAGAAGATTATCCGTCAGGCTATGAACGAGTTCAGACCTATCAGGAGTGGTTGGAGCAGGCGGACTTGGACAATCCCCAAAAACTTTACCTGATTACAGGCTCGCTTTATTTCATTACCTATGTGAGGAAGTACATTTTAGAGGAAATTTTATAG
- the pepA gene encoding glutamyl aminopeptidase, which yields MTLFEKIKEVTELQSLPGFEGQVRNHIRQKITPHVDRIETDGLGGIFGIKDTAVENAPRILVAAHMDEVGFMISQIKPDGTFRVVELGGWNPLVVSSQAFTLQLQDGRTIPAISGSVPPHLSRGANAPGMPAIADIIFDAGFANYDEAWTFGVRPGDVLVPKNETILTANGKNVISKAWDNRFGVLMVTELLESLSGQSLPNQLIAGANVQEEVGLRGAHASTTKFNPDIFLAVDCSPAGDIYGDQGKIGDGTLLRFYDPGHIMLKNMKDFLLTTAEEAGVKFQYYCGKGGTDAGAAHLKNHGVPSTTIGVCARYIHSHQTLYSMDDFLEAQAFLQAIVKKLDRSTVDLIKNY from the coding sequence ATGACTCTTTTTGAAAAAATTAAAGAAGTTACAGAATTGCAAAGCTTACCGGGATTTGAAGGACAGGTTCGCAACCACATCCGCCAAAAAATCACACCGCATGTGGACCGCATTGAAACAGATGGACTAGGTGGAATTTTTGGCATCAAGGATACGGCTGTTGAAAACGCACCTCGTATCCTTGTAGCCGCTCATATGGATGAAGTCGGCTTTATGATTAGCCAAATCAAGCCAGACGGTACTTTCCGTGTTGTCGAGCTGGGAGGCTGGAACCCTTTGGTCGTATCAAGTCAAGCCTTCACGCTTCAACTACAGGACGGTCGGACCATTCCTGCCATTTCAGGTTCAGTGCCTCCCCATCTTTCTCGTGGGGCTAACGCTCCCGGCATGCCTGCCATTGCTGATATTATTTTCGATGCTGGTTTTGCCAATTATGACGAAGCTTGGACGTTCGGCGTTCGTCCGGGGGATGTCCTGGTACCCAAAAACGAAACCATTCTAACAGCCAACGGAAAAAATGTTATTTCTAAGGCTTGGGACAACCGCTTCGGTGTCCTTATGGTGACTGAGTTGTTGGAAAGCCTATCCGGTCAATCTTTGCCAAATCAGTTGATTGCTGGGGCAAATGTGCAAGAAGAAGTCGGCCTACGTGGAGCTCATGCTTCTACAACCAAGTTCAATCCAGATATTTTCCTTGCTGTTGATTGCTCGCCAGCAGGCGATATTTATGGCGACCAAGGAAAAATTGGTGACGGAACCCTGCTTCGTTTCTACGACCCAGGTCATATCATGTTAAAAAACATGAAAGACTTCCTCCTCACAACTGCTGAAGAGGCTGGGGTGAAATTTCAATACTACTGCGGTAAAGGTGGAACAGATGCTGGTGCAGCTCACTTGAAAAACCATGGTGTTCCATCAACAACTATCGGTGTCTGCGCTCGCTACATCCATTCACACCAAACCCTCTACAGCATGGATGACTTCTTAGAGGCCCAAGCCTTCTTGCAAGCCATCGTTAAAAAGCTAGACCGCTCAACGGTTGATTTGATTAAAAATTATTAA
- a CDS encoding DUF4651 domain-containing protein — translation MKKKKTALLAGLLGAGVLTASAQFYRKIQEDRKKAQALQEVRDFFADLGEIATVYVDETASTQTTLIGGVVMEAGQVFLFENTQGSIQYREEER, via the coding sequence ATGAAAAAGAAAAAGACAGCCTTGCTAGCAGGCTTATTGGGGGCAGGTGTGCTCACCGCTAGTGCTCAATTTTACCGTAAAATCCAAGAAGACCGTAAAAAAGCACAGGCCTTGCAGGAGGTGCGTGACTTTTTCGCTGATTTAGGAGAGATTGCCACGGTCTATGTGGATGAAACAGCTTCTACGCAGACAACTCTCATCGGAGGGGTTGTGATGGAGGCAGGACAGGTATTTCTATTTGAAAATACCCAAGGTTCTATTCAATACAGGGAGGAAGAAAGATGA
- a CDS encoding thioredoxin family protein yields MIFPTNLEEVAALIEDGKSTVFLFVTTWCGDCHYIKPHLPAIEEAFPDFRFVQLDRDDFMPLAQEWAILGIPSLVVLENGKEIGRFVDKNRKTKEEIMNFLSGLGR; encoded by the coding sequence ATGATTTTTCCAACAAATCTTGAAGAAGTAGCTGCCTTGATTGAAGATGGCAAGTCAACTGTTTTTCTATTTGTGACGACTTGGTGTGGAGATTGCCACTATATCAAACCGCATTTGCCAGCTATCGAAGAGGCTTTTCCAGATTTCCGTTTTGTGCAACTGGATCGAGATGACTTTATGCCTTTGGCGCAGGAATGGGCTATTTTAGGCATTCCAAGTCTGGTTGTTTTGGAAAATGGTAAGGAAATCGGTCGTTTTGTCGATAAGAATCGCAAGACCAAGGAAGAAATCATGAACTTCTTATCTGGACTGGGTAGATAA
- a CDS encoding DUF1002 domain-containing protein, producing MKKSLGRILLAPVVLGLSLSLAPLVQAEIQTDIINEKWGKPTLVYGGGLSDAQATEVNNLFGISDVNNVSRQVVVGTDMDQYLGTSGADTASLYSSILVQKQDAGKGVVVDIKTPQNITLITETQYANAAITAGATDVLIDVASPIQVTGESALTGVYKALAANGETVDTARTEVAQQELETVNEVATAHTGDSNFDSSALDKAVAEIKTALADYKKSNGQVASESDINTIINDVLANNGLENVITADEVSKLVTFAKAYQETSAIDSAEVAAQLNQFKQQAEQQISEAYKNLQDSGILEKIGAFFENLWKGLTGLFA from the coding sequence ATGAAGAAATCACTAGGAAGAATCCTTCTAGCGCCTGTGGTGCTGGGGTTGAGTTTGAGTCTTGCTCCTTTGGTGCAAGCGGAGATTCAGACGGATATTATCAATGAAAAATGGGGCAAGCCAACCCTGGTCTACGGTGGCGGTTTGTCAGATGCGCAGGCGACAGAGGTTAACAATCTATTTGGTATTTCGGATGTTAATAATGTCAGTCGTCAGGTGGTTGTTGGCACGGATATGGACCAATATTTAGGTACATCTGGAGCGGACACAGCCTCCCTCTATTCATCTATCTTGGTGCAAAAGCAGGATGCTGGAAAAGGGGTTGTGGTGGATATTAAGACGCCGCAGAACATCACCTTGATTACCGAGACGCAGTATGCCAATGCGGCTATTACAGCTGGTGCGACGGATGTCTTGATTGATGTAGCTTCTCCGATTCAGGTAACGGGGGAGTCTGCCCTGACAGGTGTTTACAAGGCTCTCGCGGCCAATGGTGAAACAGTTGATACAGCTCGAACCGAAGTAGCTCAACAAGAGCTAGAGACAGTCAATGAAGTAGCGACGGCTCATACAGGTGACTCCAATTTTGATAGTTCAGCCTTGGATAAGGCGGTAGCGGAAATCAAGACAGCTCTTGCCGACTACAAAAAGTCCAATGGTCAGGTAGCTTCTGAATCAGACATCAATACTATTATTAACGATGTCTTGGCCAATAACGGTTTGGAAAATGTCATCACAGCAGATGAAGTTTCAAAATTGGTTACCTTTGCCAAAGCTTATCAGGAAACCTCTGCCATTGATTCGGCTGAGGTTGCTGCCCAGCTCAACCAGTTCAAACAACAGGCGGAGCAACAAATTTCAGAAGCCTATAAGAATCTACAAGATTCAGGGATTTTAGAAAAAATCGGTGCCTTCTTTGAAAATCTTTGGAAAGGCTTGACCGGTCTATTTGCATAA